One window of Sulfurospirillum sp. 1612 genomic DNA carries:
- the folP gene encoding dihydropteroate synthase — MKLYKMSDDTNIKECLKDLEVTPEGAKILCKKSKYYLIYIKDLRAPAANILKQDALSIGADLAVPKNSVTCQDPLVDAVLIANENHINQLAKKEKIQPFGLKELASRLPEFLHHKKDKTQIMGVLNANHDSFNANSRFSDYDAQMRIETMMAEGADIIDIGGLSSRPGSTPISDEAEWERIKNIVDIIEKNKFYDQVLFSLDSYSPLCLRYALDRGFSIINDITALENDEVAKIASAYDATVVLMHKRGTPKQMQDNPQYDNVILDVDAFFDERVQKARAFGVQKIVLDVGIGFGKTLEHNLSLLQHHEHFLHFGYPLLIGASRKSMINAISTSEVAERLPGTLAIHLEAVRKGASIVRAHDVKEHQQALRVQDAILEAQ, encoded by the coding sequence ATGAAACTGTATAAAATGTCAGATGATACCAATATAAAAGAGTGCCTTAAAGACTTAGAAGTGACCCCAGAAGGGGCCAAAATATTATGTAAAAAATCAAAATATTACTTGATTTATATCAAAGATCTCAGAGCACCGGCTGCCAATATTCTAAAGCAAGATGCACTCTCAATAGGAGCTGATTTGGCCGTACCCAAAAATAGTGTCACCTGCCAAGACCCTTTGGTGGATGCGGTATTGATTGCCAATGAAAATCATATCAATCAACTTGCAAAAAAAGAAAAAATACAACCCTTTGGACTCAAAGAGCTCGCCTCGCGTTTGCCAGAATTTTTACATCACAAAAAGGACAAAACGCAGATTATGGGCGTGCTCAATGCCAATCATGATAGTTTCAATGCCAATAGTCGATTTTCGGATTATGATGCTCAAATGCGCATTGAAACAATGATGGCTGAGGGGGCTGATATTATTGATATTGGTGGACTCTCAAGCCGACCCGGTAGCACTCCCATTAGTGATGAAGCGGAATGGGAACGCATCAAGAATATTGTTGATATTATAGAGAAAAATAAATTTTATGATCAGGTTTTGTTTTCGCTTGATAGTTACAGCCCTTTGTGCCTGCGATATGCCTTAGACCGTGGATTTAGCATTATCAATGATATTACGGCTTTGGAAAACGATGAGGTTGCCAAGATTGCTTCAGCTTATGATGCTACGGTTGTATTGATGCATAAACGAGGCACCCCGAAACAGATGCAAGACAATCCACAATATGATAATGTTATCTTGGATGTGGATGCTTTTTTTGATGAACGTGTGCAAAAAGCAAGAGCATTTGGCGTCCAAAAAATTGTCTTAGATGTCGGCATTGGTTTTGGTAAGACATTGGAGCACAATCTCTCACTCCTCCAGCATCATGAGCATTTTTTGCATTTTGGATACCCCCTTTTAATAGGAGCAAGTCGCAAATCGATGATTAATGCAATCAGTACGAGTGAGGTGGCCGAACGATTGCCCGGTACCTTAGCGATTCACCTCGAAGCGGTGCGCAAAGGGGCATCAATCGTGAGGGCTCATGATGTGAAAGAACATCAACAAGCATTGCGTGTACAAGATGCTATATTGGAGGCACAATAA
- a CDS encoding aspartate kinase, whose product MLIVQKYGGTSVGTVERITEVAKRVAQRKKEGNDLVVVVSAMSGETNKLIELAHSFSKDPKKREMDLLLSSGERVTSALLAIALSEMGHETVAMSGRQAGIQTDDLHTKARIEHIDGSRIEKELKKGNIVVVAGFQGITEIGEVSTLGRGGSDLSAVAIAGALGADVCEIYTDVDGVYTTDPRIEPKARKLANISYDEMLELASLGAKVLQSRSVELAKKLNVNLITRSSFNNNEGTNILREEDIMEKPLVSGIAIDKNQARVTLRGVTDKPGIAAEIFRKLAEEGVNVDMIIQNVGVDGATNLGFTIPNNELNIARKAMEDIQASEKIEIDEGIVKVSIVGVGMKSHSGVACTAFDTLADERINIQMISTSEIKISMVISAKYGELAVRALHDAYKLDQ is encoded by the coding sequence ATGCTAATCGTGCAAAAATACGGCGGAACAAGCGTCGGAACAGTAGAGCGAATTACAGAAGTGGCAAAAAGAGTTGCTCAAAGGAAAAAAGAAGGTAATGATTTAGTCGTGGTAGTTTCTGCGATGAGTGGTGAGACCAATAAGTTAATCGAATTAGCACACAGTTTTAGCAAAGACCCAAAAAAACGAGAGATGGATTTATTGCTGAGTTCAGGAGAGCGGGTAACCAGTGCGCTTTTGGCCATAGCGTTGAGCGAAATGGGTCATGAAACCGTTGCCATGAGTGGACGACAAGCGGGAATTCAAACCGATGATCTTCATACTAAGGCTCGGATTGAGCATATTGATGGGTCACGTATTGAAAAAGAATTAAAAAAAGGCAATATCGTCGTCGTAGCGGGTTTTCAAGGTATCACTGAAATTGGTGAAGTCTCAACGCTCGGTCGTGGCGGTAGTGATTTGAGTGCGGTGGCGATTGCGGGGGCATTGGGTGCGGATGTTTGTGAAATCTATACCGATGTTGATGGGGTCTATACCACAGATCCAAGGATTGAACCAAAGGCAAGAAAATTAGCTAATATTAGCTATGATGAAATGCTAGAATTGGCAAGTTTAGGTGCTAAAGTCTTACAAAGCCGGTCGGTTGAATTAGCAAAGAAATTAAATGTTAATTTGATTACAAGAAGTAGTTTTAACAACAATGAAGGAACAAATATTTTGAGAGAAGAGGACATAATGGAAAAACCACTCGTTAGTGGTATTGCTATTGATAAAAATCAAGCAAGGGTTACATTAAGAGGTGTTACTGACAAACCGGGTATTGCTGCTGAAATCTTCAGAAAACTTGCAGAAGAGGGTGTCAATGTCGATATGATTATCCAAAATGTGGGGGTTGATGGTGCAACAAATTTAGGATTTACAATTCCAAATAATGAACTCAATATCGCAAGAAAAGCGATGGAAGATATCCAAGCATCAGAAAAAATAGAGATTGATGAGGGGATTGTCAAAGTCTCTATCGTAGGAGTAGGGATGAAATCTCACAGTGGTGTTGCTTGTACTGCATTTGATACCTTGGCTGATGAGCGAATTAATATCCAAATGATTAGCACAAGTGAAATTAAAATCTCGATGGTGATTAGTGCAAAATATGGAGAATTAGCCGTTCGTGCACTTCATGATGCCTATAAATTGGACCAATAA
- the cmoA gene encoding carboxy-S-adenosyl-L-methionine synthase CmoA, producing the protein MDKVFTKPIEKQFEFDENVATVFDDMLERSIPFYQEVIALICSVINARVKDNARILDLGCSTARTLLSLYQKSEKKLDLIGYDNSEAMLHQAHNKIKAYGADIKLELGDILEASLPKSDVIIANYMLQFIRPIHRVSFLKKIYNALQPGGLFIFSEKIVYNDNKLNKEIIDIYYDFKKTQGYSEFEISQKREALENILIPYTEDENKMMVRDIGFKRVETIFKWGNFVTFIATKA; encoded by the coding sequence ATGGATAAAGTATTTACAAAACCCATTGAAAAACAGTTTGAATTTGATGAAAATGTTGCGACGGTTTTCGATGATATGCTTGAACGCTCCATCCCTTTTTATCAAGAGGTTATTGCACTCATTTGTAGCGTTATTAACGCACGCGTTAAAGACAATGCTCGAATTTTGGATTTGGGTTGTTCAACCGCACGTACCTTGCTTTCACTCTATCAAAAAAGTGAGAAAAAACTGGATTTGATTGGATATGATAATTCAGAAGCTATGCTACATCAAGCTCATAATAAAATCAAGGCCTATGGTGCTGATATTAAGTTGGAATTAGGGGATATCTTAGAGGCATCTTTACCAAAAAGTGATGTGATTATTGCCAATTATATGTTGCAATTTATTCGCCCTATCCACCGTGTGAGTTTTTTGAAAAAAATTTATAATGCATTACAACCAGGTGGCTTGTTTATCTTTAGTGAAAAAATTGTCTATAACGATAACAAACTCAATAAAGAGATTATCGATATTTATTATGATTTCAAAAAGACACAAGGCTACAGCGAGTTTGAAATCTCACAAAAAAGAGAAGCTCTGGAGAATATATTGATTCCTTACACCGAAGATGAAAATAAAATGATGGTGAGAGATATTGGTTTTAAGAGAGTTGAGACGATTTTCAAATGGGGAAATTTTGTGACTTT
- the tlyA gene encoding 23S rRNA (cytidine-2'-O)-methyltransferase TlyA: MRLDNYLHEKGWAQSRNKAQELIKKQEVLVDDKIISKPSFDVTEAMCVRVVDSKQYVSRAGYKLKSYLQEQDEINIAGMTCLDVGSSTGGFCQVLLEEGAQKVVAVDVGNEQLHESLKTFSNLEVFEKTDIRDFHYQEKFDMITCDVSFIGVGHIIAHLDLLAKQYILILFKPQFEVGNLVKRDKKGVVKDGIAIQRAKEKFLANCLQYWDLVGYQDSKIKGKEGSVETFYCFRKRKN, translated from the coding sequence GTGAGATTGGATAATTATCTTCATGAAAAAGGATGGGCACAAAGTCGCAATAAAGCCCAAGAATTGATAAAAAAACAAGAAGTTTTGGTGGATGATAAAATCATCTCAAAGCCCAGTTTTGATGTCACAGAGGCGATGTGTGTCCGTGTTGTGGATTCAAAACAATATGTCAGTCGTGCTGGATATAAACTAAAAAGTTATCTCCAAGAACAAGATGAGATTAACATCGCAGGGATGACGTGCTTGGATGTAGGAAGCAGTACGGGAGGATTTTGTCAGGTATTGTTAGAAGAGGGCGCTCAAAAAGTTGTAGCGGTTGATGTTGGTAATGAGCAGTTGCACGAAAGCCTCAAAACATTCTCCAATTTAGAGGTTTTTGAGAAAACAGATATCCGAGATTTTCATTATCAAGAAAAATTTGATATGATAACTTGTGATGTATCTTTTATCGGAGTGGGACATATCATAGCACATTTAGATCTGCTAGCAAAGCAATATATTTTGATTTTATTTAAACCGCAATTTGAAGTAGGAAATCTTGTCAAACGGGATAAAAAAGGTGTCGTAAAAGATGGGATTGCTATTCAAAGAGCAAAAGAAAAATTCCTAGCAAATTGCCTACAATATTGGGATTTGGTAGGGTATCAAGATTCAAAAATAAAAGGAAAAGAGGGAAGTGTTGAAACATTTTACTGCTTCAGAAAAAGAAAAAATTGA
- the ligA gene encoding NAD-dependent DNA ligase LigA, translating into MNELEYKNNVALLNQWAEAYYLKDDPLASDEEYDRLYHDVLDFERKHPDKVLANSPTKRVGGMVQEGFSKAKHLKRMWSMEDIFSDDELDTWIERIKKTSQNFTLYCEPKFDGASLNIIYKEGKLHQAITRGDGVMGEDVTENIKTINSIPLEIDYKELIEIRGEIVIRKKDFETLNQERLEQNEPLFANPRNAAAGSLRQLDTKVTASRRLMFYPWGIGENHLDLPRLSERMDFVYHLGFMKPPKAIITQDLDDVRVLYHDLIQSRDTIPMMMDGMVIKIDEVALEEELGYTVKYPKWMVAFKFPAVEKVSKILDVIIQVGRTGVLTPVAVLEPVNIDGAIIERATLHNFDEIQRKDIKINDAIIIIRSGDVIPKVTKVLRERRDGTQQDIPRPTHCPICGSEVLDEGILIKCQNFSCEARVVNAIIHFASKKCMNIDGLGTKIVELLYEKKLLRSVEDIYNLSAVDLLALEGFKEKKVTNLMHSIENSKNVTLERFINSLGIEHIGEVAARKIAEHFGQSWIDARFEDIVALDGFGEEMARSLIDFLVVNKSKILHLNAQLHIKNPEITEKIASLFTNKTVVITGSLSKPRDVIKELLITHGAKVTNSVSKKTDFVIFGADAGSKYDKALALGVPLMSEEVMLREIG; encoded by the coding sequence ATGAATGAACTAGAATATAAAAATAACGTAGCACTTTTAAACCAATGGGCTGAGGCTTATTATCTCAAGGATGATCCTCTTGCTAGTGATGAGGAGTATGATAGACTCTATCATGATGTCTTGGATTTTGAGCGCAAACATCCTGATAAAGTGCTTGCAAACTCTCCAACCAAAAGAGTAGGGGGGATGGTACAAGAGGGTTTTTCCAAGGCAAAACATCTTAAAAGAATGTGGAGTATGGAAGACATCTTTTCAGATGATGAATTGGATACGTGGATTGAGCGGATTAAAAAAACCAGTCAAAATTTTACACTCTATTGTGAACCAAAGTTTGATGGAGCAAGTTTAAATATCATCTATAAAGAGGGCAAATTGCATCAAGCCATCACGCGAGGTGATGGTGTTATGGGTGAAGATGTGACCGAAAACATCAAAACAATCAATTCGATTCCTTTGGAGATTGATTATAAAGAGTTGATTGAAATACGCGGTGAAATTGTGATACGAAAAAAGGATTTTGAGACTCTCAACCAAGAACGATTAGAGCAAAATGAGCCCCTATTCGCCAATCCGAGGAATGCCGCAGCGGGAAGTTTGCGTCAATTAGATACTAAGGTCACAGCAAGCAGACGGTTGATGTTTTATCCGTGGGGAATCGGTGAGAATCACTTGGATTTACCACGACTTAGTGAACGGATGGATTTTGTCTATCATCTTGGTTTTATGAAACCACCCAAAGCCATTATCACACAAGATTTAGATGATGTACGTGTTTTGTATCATGATCTCATTCAATCCCGTGATACGATTCCTATGATGATGGATGGGATGGTGATTAAGATCGATGAAGTGGCCTTGGAAGAAGAGTTGGGCTATACGGTGAAATATCCCAAATGGATGGTGGCTTTTAAATTTCCTGCTGTTGAGAAAGTGAGCAAAATCCTTGATGTGATTATCCAAGTAGGTCGTACGGGCGTTCTTACCCCTGTGGCGGTGCTAGAACCTGTAAATATTGATGGAGCCATAATCGAGCGAGCCACATTACATAATTTTGATGAAATACAAAGAAAAGATATCAAAATCAATGATGCTATTATCATTATTAGAAGTGGTGATGTGATTCCTAAAGTCACCAAAGTCTTGCGTGAGCGCAGGGATGGAACACAACAAGATATCCCTAGACCGACTCATTGTCCAATTTGTGGCAGTGAAGTGTTGGATGAGGGGATTTTGATTAAGTGTCAAAACTTCTCATGTGAAGCCAGAGTCGTCAATGCCATCATACATTTTGCTTCAAAAAAATGCATGAATATTGATGGTCTTGGCACAAAAATCGTTGAATTATTGTATGAGAAAAAACTGCTGCGAAGTGTGGAAGATATTTATAATCTTAGTGCTGTAGATTTGCTAGCATTGGAAGGCTTCAAAGAAAAAAAAGTGACCAATTTGATGCACTCTATTGAAAATTCAAAAAATGTGACTTTGGAGCGTTTTATTAATTCCTTAGGGATTGAACACATCGGTGAAGTCGCTGCGAGAAAAATAGCAGAACATTTTGGCCAAAGTTGGATTGATGCCCGCTTTGAAGATATTGTCGCCCTTGATGGCTTCGGTGAAGAGATGGCACGCAGTCTGATTGATTTTCTTGTTGTTAATAAAAGCAAGATTTTACATTTGAATGCACAACTTCATATCAAAAATCCAGAGATAACAGAAAAGATAGCGTCACTTTTTACCAACAAGACAGTCGTCATCACCGGAAGCCTCTCTAAGCCTCGTGATGTCATTAAAGAGCTGTTGATTACCCATGGGGCAAAAGTCACCAATAGTGTCTCTAAAAAAACGGATTTTGTGATTTTTGGAGCCGATGCAGGAAGCAAATACGACAAAGCACTTGCCCTTGGCGTGCCATTGATGAGTGAGGAGGTAATGCTGCGTGAGATTGGATAA
- a CDS encoding bifunctional riboflavin kinase/FAD synthetase, whose product MKHFTASEKEKIDSIAIGTFDGLHLGHQQLIKKLSPNGALFVIDRAKANLTPGRKRSDYTTFPCFYYKIDQIKSFDCTTFVSFLKAEFPNLKNIIIGYDFKFGAQRSCDIMDLKNLFKGTITIVDEFFLDGISVHSSKVRELIQKGEIRQANHLIGRRYCISGQHIRGQGLGKKEFVPTINLEIGRYILPKHGVYSTVSKIGTSLFPSVTFIGIRESSDGKFSCETHILDSEIEAPESLEVCFVDFIRENKKFDSFEALKIQILKDIDTAKKIITKSGLHG is encoded by the coding sequence TTGAAACATTTTACTGCTTCAGAAAAAGAAAAAATTGATTCTATTGCCATTGGAACGTTTGATGGATTGCATTTGGGACATCAGCAATTAATCAAAAAGCTTTCCCCAAATGGCGCTTTATTTGTCATCGATAGGGCAAAAGCAAACTTGACTCCGGGTCGAAAACGAAGTGATTATACGACATTCCCATGCTTTTATTATAAAATCGATCAAATCAAATCTTTTGATTGTACGACATTTGTCTCTTTTTTAAAAGCGGAATTTCCCAATCTGAAAAACATTATTATTGGTTATGATTTCAAATTTGGTGCACAACGGTCTTGTGATATTATGGACCTCAAAAACCTTTTCAAAGGAACAATTACCATCGTGGATGAATTTTTCTTAGATGGTATTTCGGTTCACTCTTCCAAAGTGAGAGAACTGATTCAAAAGGGAGAAATAAGACAAGCCAATCATCTCATCGGTAGGCGTTATTGCATTAGTGGTCAGCATATTCGAGGACAAGGATTGGGGAAAAAAGAGTTTGTTCCCACGATTAATTTAGAAATTGGAAGGTACATCCTCCCTAAACATGGCGTTTATTCAACAGTGAGTAAGATTGGAACCTCATTATTTCCTTCTGTCACTTTTATTGGCATTAGAGAGAGTTCTGATGGCAAATTTTCTTGTGAAACACACATCCTTGATTCAGAGATTGAAGCACCGGAATCTTTGGAAGTATGTTTTGTAGATTTCATTAGAGAAAATAAGAAATTTGACTCTTTTGAGGCATTAAAAATACAAATATTGAAAGATATTGATACGGCTAAAAAGATTATTACAAAAAGTGGTCTTCATGGATAA
- a CDS encoding TSUP family transporter, translating to MDFEFYYYIIFLASGFLAGFVDSIAGGGGIITVPVLLAAGIPPHIALATNKLGSSFGSFTASMNFIRKGLVTFKEVYIGVIFTFIGAVIGTKTILLLQADILNKIIPVMLVIIFFYTLLNPKFGHLDKSSRLKKPLFFFIFGLLIGFYDGFFGPGTGTFWTIALVTLMGLNLKKATATTKIMNFTSNFVSLCVFIIGGHVLFFIGILMGMGQIIGAYVGSSMVVKKEVTFIRTFFLFIVGITILKLIYDSWLS from the coding sequence GTGGATTTTGAATTTTATTATTATATTATTTTTTTAGCATCAGGTTTTTTGGCAGGTTTTGTTGATTCGATTGCTGGTGGTGGTGGAATTATCACTGTGCCGGTTTTACTTGCCGCTGGAATTCCGCCTCACATCGCGCTTGCTACCAATAAATTAGGCAGCTCTTTTGGGAGTTTTACCGCTTCGATGAACTTTATCCGTAAAGGCTTAGTGACATTCAAAGAGGTTTACATCGGAGTGATTTTTACCTTTATTGGCGCGGTCATTGGGACGAAAACAATTCTTTTGTTGCAGGCTGATATTTTGAATAAAATCATACCCGTTATGTTGGTTATCATTTTTTTCTACACGCTGTTAAACCCAAAATTTGGTCACCTTGACAAAAGCAGTCGATTAAAAAAACCACTTTTTTTCTTTATATTTGGGCTGTTAATCGGCTTTTATGATGGTTTCTTTGGACCCGGAACGGGTACCTTTTGGACGATTGCCTTGGTGACATTGATGGGTCTCAATCTCAAAAAAGCTACGGCGACGACGAAGATTATGAATTTTACCAGTAATTTCGTCTCGTTGTGTGTGTTTATTATCGGGGGACATGTATTGTTTTTCATCGGTATTTTAATGGGAATGGGACAAATTATCGGTGCGTATGTAGGCTCGTCGATGGTGGTGAAAAAGGAGGTGACGTTTATCAGAACCTTTTTCCTTTTTATTGTAGGTATTACCATATTAAAATTAATCTATGACAGTTGGCTTTCATGA
- a CDS encoding HobA family DNA replication regulator, whose translation MQKFLKWSLENIRKDSSMMSWMEEKRFEWVPLNVSMLKNLLAGHTILIVTDDDREWFGQYVLSDVNRLTKNRPILPFVSLKALFPNLNTLKTKEDIELLENMLMQSFPNGYTYFYVGKNNNIKMQIAKRKDDSFIWVMDEQLQNSFFLSSSDENLDIKLIQLYKLLDKSINALLFAEVDFDSE comes from the coding sequence ATGCAGAAATTTTTAAAGTGGTCATTGGAGAATATTCGTAAAGATAGCTCCATGATGAGTTGGATGGAAGAGAAGAGATTTGAATGGGTACCCCTCAATGTCTCAATGCTCAAAAACTTATTGGCCGGACACACTATCTTGATTGTCACTGATGATGATCGTGAATGGTTCGGTCAATATGTTTTAAGTGATGTCAATCGATTGACGAAAAACAGACCAATTTTACCTTTTGTCTCATTAAAGGCATTATTTCCTAATCTCAACACTTTAAAAACCAAAGAGGATATTGAATTACTCGAAAATATGCTGATGCAATCTTTCCCGAATGGCTACACGTACTTTTATGTGGGAAAAAATAATAATATCAAAATGCAAATCGCCAAAAGAAAAGACGATAGTTTTATCTGGGTTATGGACGAACAGTTGCAAAATAGCTTTTTTCTCTCCTCGAGTGATGAGAATTTGGATATTAAACTGATACAACTCTATAAACTTCTAGATAAAAGTATCAATGCCTTGCTTTTTGCTGAGGTAGATTTTGATAGTGAATGA
- a CDS encoding DNA polymerase III subunit delta' translates to MNDEDLRSHILICKNLQKAYDHIETLYADVYRKLFFRDDFLLEDAKSVTKEAYIAENEKKLLILGAKNYNIYAQNSLLKMLEEPPRNIVFILVCETKNVFLPTIRSRLLAKQLDFKEEKIPLDINLAQLDLKVILHSVQRYSKISKNELKSLLQTIVSDAITRYHMEFTTREMEHFERLFQLADMNSRPGNVLVSLLLSIYLKKR, encoded by the coding sequence GTGAATGATGAAGACCTTCGCAGTCATATCCTGATTTGTAAAAATTTACAAAAGGCATATGACCATATAGAAACTCTGTATGCTGATGTCTATCGCAAATTATTTTTTCGAGATGATTTTCTCTTGGAAGATGCTAAAAGTGTGACTAAGGAAGCCTATATTGCTGAAAATGAGAAAAAACTCCTCATTTTAGGGGCTAAAAATTATAATATTTATGCTCAAAATTCTCTTTTGAAAATGCTAGAAGAACCCCCTCGAAATATTGTTTTTATTTTGGTTTGTGAGACAAAAAATGTTTTTTTACCTACCATTCGCTCAAGATTGCTAGCGAAACAATTGGATTTTAAAGAAGAGAAGATACCGCTAGATATCAATCTGGCACAATTGGATTTGAAGGTGATTTTACACAGCGTACAACGCTATTCTAAAATCAGTAAAAATGAGTTAAAATCTCTGCTTCAAACAATTGTATCAGATGCTATTACCCGCTATCATATGGAGTTTACGACTCGTGAGATGGAGCATTTTGAGCGCTTGTTTCAATTAGCGGATATGAATTCAAGACCGGGCAATGTCCTCGTGTCACTTTTGTTGAGTATTTATTTAAAAAAGAGATAA